In a single window of the Acidobacteriaceae bacterium genome:
- a CDS encoding carboxypeptidase regulatory-like domain-containing protein, with protein MLAAQTLWAAEYHGRVRYGGVPVPGATVTLTQGADELSTVTDSQGVYEFPKIAEGSWKISIELRGFAPMRGSVTIGPTNDQGEWTLQMLGLKDLLSMAQTQPATSSPLKVHDKEQQKQSAKNEKPEEPTPQAAQPNDDEERAAAGMLINGSESNAATSQYSLSPAIGNHRPGTKALYNGSLGAFAENSIFDAKPYSLTGLVLPKDSYNRITMVATFGGPIRIPPLFYHGPNFFIAYQWTRNGSASTGTGLVPTAAERNGDLSGLTNAQGQPLTIYDPGTGQPIPGNNLANATVPISPQAKALLGNLNGGPALYPLPNLEGSTRYNYETSLLSDTHQDALQSRLDKTVSHRDSLYGGFGFQSVRSNSQNLFGFVDRTDTLGLDTNINWQHRFERQIFTTLGYHFTRLRTQLLPYFAYVTDISGNAGITGNDQDPSEWGPPSLTFSSGIAVLTDGNSEFNRNRTDQGLLRISTTRGRHNILAGGDLRRQEYNLLQQQNPRGSFTFTGAATSADGTASTTSGSDLADFLLGFPDTSALAYGNADKYLRQTVSDLYVNDDWRVRPELTIDAGLRWEYGAPITELKGRLVNLDIAPGFTAAAPVLASAPKGPLTGEKYPSSLIHGDLHGLEPRVALSWRPIPASTLVVRAGYGIYDDTSIYVAAAESMSQQAPLSNSLNVKRSATCPLTLADGFLNCPGTTPENFAVDPNLRVGYSQIWQLSAQRDLPGALVMTATYLGTKGTHGTQEFLPNTYPIGATNPCPQCPVGFIYRTSGGNLERNAAELQLRRRLRAGLTATLDYTFSKSVDDDAQVGGQGHTVANSATAISTSSASTGPTSTPIVAQNWLDPRAERSLSSFDQRHLLDVILQYTTGMGKGGGTLMSGWRGRAFKEWTVLAQINAGSGLPETPVYFETVPGTGFSNTIRPDRTSAPLYTAADGYFLNSAAYAAPVSGQWGNAGRNSIRGPATFTMNAALARTLRIRGNYSLDLRLESDNVLNRATFTAWNTITNSTTFGLPASVNAMRTVQLNGRFRF; from the coding sequence GTGCTTGCAGCGCAAACGTTGTGGGCTGCGGAATATCACGGACGGGTGCGTTATGGCGGCGTGCCGGTTCCCGGAGCGACGGTGACCCTGACGCAGGGAGCCGACGAGTTGTCCACCGTTACGGACTCGCAGGGTGTGTACGAATTTCCGAAGATTGCCGAGGGGAGTTGGAAGATCAGCATTGAGCTGCGTGGGTTCGCGCCCATGCGCGGCTCGGTGACAATTGGGCCCACGAATGACCAGGGCGAGTGGACGCTCCAGATGCTGGGCCTGAAGGACTTGCTGTCGATGGCGCAAACGCAGCCGGCCACATCCAGTCCATTGAAGGTCCACGACAAGGAACAGCAGAAGCAGAGCGCAAAGAACGAGAAGCCGGAAGAGCCCACGCCGCAGGCGGCTCAGCCGAATGATGATGAGGAACGCGCGGCGGCCGGGATGTTGATCAATGGCAGTGAGAGCAATGCGGCCACATCGCAGTACTCGTTGTCCCCGGCGATCGGCAATCATCGCCCGGGAACGAAGGCGTTATACAACGGGAGTCTTGGGGCGTTTGCTGAGAACTCGATCTTTGACGCGAAGCCGTATTCGCTCACCGGACTTGTGCTGCCAAAGGATAGCTACAACCGCATTACGATGGTGGCAACCTTCGGCGGGCCGATACGCATTCCGCCGCTTTTCTATCACGGCCCTAATTTTTTCATTGCTTATCAATGGACACGCAATGGCAGCGCGAGCACCGGCACGGGCCTGGTGCCAACTGCAGCAGAGCGCAACGGCGATTTGAGTGGTCTAACAAATGCGCAAGGTCAACCGCTCACGATCTACGATCCGGGAACCGGCCAGCCGATTCCCGGCAACAACCTGGCCAACGCAACGGTGCCCATTTCGCCGCAGGCAAAGGCGCTGCTCGGGAATCTCAACGGGGGTCCGGCGCTGTATCCGCTGCCCAATCTCGAGGGAAGCACCCGGTACAACTACGAGACGTCTTTATTGAGCGACACGCATCAGGATGCTCTGCAGTCGCGCTTGGATAAGACGGTCAGTCATCGGGATTCGCTGTATGGCGGCTTCGGCTTTCAGAGTGTTCGCTCGAATAGTCAAAACCTGTTTGGCTTCGTTGACAGAACAGACACGCTTGGCCTGGACACCAACATCAATTGGCAGCATCGTTTTGAGCGGCAGATCTTCACGACTCTGGGCTATCACTTCACGCGACTTCGCACTCAGCTGCTGCCGTATTTCGCGTACGTGACCGACATATCAGGCAATGCGGGAATTACGGGGAACGATCAGGACCCGAGTGAATGGGGACCGCCGTCTCTCACGTTCTCCAGCGGGATTGCCGTCCTGACGGATGGAAACAGCGAGTTCAACCGAAATCGCACGGATCAGGGTCTGCTGCGGATCTCAACGACGCGCGGGCGGCACAACATTCTTGCGGGCGGCGATCTGCGGAGGCAGGAATATAACCTGCTGCAGCAGCAGAACCCGCGCGGGAGCTTCACATTCACCGGCGCGGCGACATCTGCCGACGGAACAGCGTCGACGACGAGTGGGTCGGACCTGGCCGATTTTCTACTGGGTTTTCCGGACACTAGTGCGCTGGCGTACGGGAACGCAGACAAGTATTTAAGGCAGACAGTGTCTGACCTTTATGTGAATGACGACTGGCGGGTGCGGCCGGAGCTCACAATCGATGCAGGCCTGCGATGGGAGTATGGTGCGCCAATTACGGAGTTAAAGGGCCGACTGGTGAATCTGGATATAGCGCCCGGCTTCACGGCGGCTGCGCCGGTTTTGGCCAGTGCACCGAAGGGCCCGCTGACCGGTGAAAAGTATCCCAGTTCGCTGATTCACGGAGATCTGCACGGATTGGAGCCGCGCGTGGCGCTGTCATGGCGGCCGATTCCTGCTTCGACGCTCGTAGTCCGCGCAGGTTATGGCATTTATGACGATACGTCGATCTATGTTGCGGCGGCGGAGAGCATGTCACAGCAGGCACCACTGTCGAACAGTCTTAATGTGAAGCGAAGTGCGACGTGTCCGCTCACCCTGGCGGACGGATTTCTGAATTGCCCGGGAACGACCCCTGAGAACTTCGCGGTGGATCCGAACCTGAGGGTCGGTTACTCACAGATCTGGCAACTGTCTGCGCAGCGCGATCTACCGGGCGCCCTTGTGATGACGGCCACGTACCTGGGCACAAAAGGCACGCACGGAACGCAGGAGTTCTTGCCGAATACGTATCCGATCGGAGCCACCAATCCATGTCCGCAATGTCCGGTGGGCTTCATCTACCGGACTTCGGGAGGCAATCTGGAGCGAAACGCTGCAGAGCTGCAACTGCGGCGAAGGCTGAGGGCGGGATTGACGGCAACGCTCGACTATACCTTCTCGAAATCTGTAGATGATGACGCACAGGTGGGTGGGCAGGGCCACACGGTGGCGAACTCGGCGACGGCGATCTCGACAAGCAGCGCTTCGACAGGTCCCACAAGCACACCGATCGTGGCGCAAAACTGGTTGGATCCCCGCGCAGAGCGAAGTCTTTCAAGCTTCGATCAACGCCACCTTCTGGACGTTATTCTGCAGTACACGACGGGTATGGGAAAAGGCGGCGGCACATTGATGAGCGGCTGGCGGGGCCGAGCGTTCAAAGAATGGACCGTATTGGCACAGATAAATGCAGGCTCCGGTCTTCCGGAGACGCCGGTGTATTTCGAAACAGTTCCCGGCACCGGTTTTAGCAACACCATTCGCCCTGATCGCACGAGCGCACCGTTGTATACCGCCGCTGATGGATACTTCCTTAATAGCGCGGCATACGCTGCGCCAGTGAGCGGACAGTGGGGAAACGCGGGGCGGAATTCCATTCGCGGTCCCGCGACGTTCACGATGAATGCCGCGCTCGCACGCACTCTGCGAATCCGTGGGAACTATAGCCTCGATCTGCGGCTCGAGTCGGACAACGTGTTGAACCGCGCAACATTCACGGCCTGGAACACGATCACGAACAGTACGACCTTTGGTTTGCCGGCCTCTGTCAACGCCATGAGGACTGTCCAGCTTAACGGGAGGTTCCGGTTCTGA
- a CDS encoding TIGR03435 family protein, with translation MVFVTVALIASWTGKAQAPTAKNIDDSWQGTLHLQQRDLRIVLKVSHGADGALAGTMYSIDQGGQGMNASSISFADGTLKVAIQMLDMTYEGKLSADGKSITGTFTQGSQPMQLVLERSTPETAWTIPEAPKPIPPMPADAKPVFEVLTIKPSPPDEQGKLFGVRGGGFVTINTTLMDLIKFAYGVQDKQVTNLPDWASSQKYDLNGKPDVPGTPNPDQLRNMVRQSLADRFQLKLHEDKKDMSAYMLSIAEGGEKMEKAPPDAGALPGLFFRGLGVLTVRNATMQDFCELMQSAVLDRPVVDETELQGRYNFLLKWTPDESQFGGMGIKVPPPSDAADAPPPLYTAISEQIGLKLSAGKGPVRVLVIDHVDHPSAN, from the coding sequence ATGGTTTTTGTCACAGTTGCATTGATCGCGAGTTGGACAGGCAAGGCCCAGGCGCCGACTGCGAAGAATATCGATGACAGCTGGCAGGGAACGCTGCACCTGCAGCAAAGGGATCTTCGTATTGTGCTGAAGGTGTCCCATGGCGCGGACGGCGCGTTGGCCGGGACGATGTACTCCATTGACCAAGGTGGGCAGGGAATGAATGCGTCCTCAATCAGCTTTGCGGACGGGACGCTGAAGGTCGCGATTCAGATGCTGGACATGACGTATGAGGGGAAGCTGTCGGCTGACGGCAAGTCGATCACAGGCACGTTTACCCAAGGAAGCCAGCCCATGCAGTTGGTCCTGGAGCGCTCTACTCCGGAGACGGCATGGACGATCCCGGAAGCCCCTAAGCCAATTCCGCCGATGCCCGCGGATGCAAAGCCGGTCTTTGAAGTTCTGACCATAAAGCCAAGCCCTCCGGACGAGCAAGGCAAGCTCTTCGGGGTCCGTGGAGGAGGCTTTGTAACCATCAATACGACTCTGATGGATCTGATCAAATTTGCTTATGGCGTGCAGGATAAGCAGGTTACGAATCTGCCGGACTGGGCGTCGAGCCAGAAATACGATCTCAACGGTAAACCGGACGTTCCTGGAACGCCGAATCCGGATCAACTCCGCAACATGGTGAGGCAGTCACTTGCTGATCGCTTTCAGTTGAAGCTCCACGAGGACAAGAAGGATATGTCGGCATATATGCTCTCTATCGCGGAGGGTGGCGAGAAGATGGAGAAAGCTCCCCCAGATGCGGGTGCGCTGCCGGGGCTGTTCTTCCGCGGCCTGGGCGTGCTCACAGTGCGGAATGCGACGATGCAGGACTTTTGTGAGCTGATGCAATCCGCGGTACTGGATCGTCCCGTAGTCGACGAGACTGAATTGCAGGGGCGCTACAACTTTCTGCTGAAATGGACGCCGGATGAGTCGCAGTTTGGCGGCATGGGGATTAAGGTCCCGCCGCCGAGTGATGCAGCCGATGCACCACCGCCCCTGTACACCGCAATCAGTGAGCAGATCGGATTGAAGCTCTCAGCAGGCAAGGGGCCGGTGCGGGTGCTGGTGATTGATCATGTCGATCATCCGTCAGCAAATTAG
- a CDS encoding TIGR03435 family protein, with product MNRLRATLKECADPTSGAKTLKWFGLFVTVAFVSLDVCAQTASKPFAFDVSSIHRNVDNIGTCSPSQIEPTEDGFHMTNCPLLMAVGAAYVPTTGNPLDYLVQQRIVGMPKELSQERYDIDARVADPDAEAWRDPVKRGEMLHAMMQSLLAERCKLVVHRAMRERPVYALVVAKNGPRLKAAERGETVSIRAKHSDAVGVPGGSGFFVRSGKNGHIDIYGAAMGTLALLLSGPAGRPVVDKTGLTGIYDMHLDMGQPGPPAADGSADAGPSVFSSLREQLGLKLEAQKDQVEYLVIDHIEPPSPN from the coding sequence GTGAATAGGCTACGGGCAACGCTGAAGGAATGCGCCGACCCGACATCCGGCGCGAAGACGCTGAAGTGGTTTGGACTGTTCGTTACGGTGGCCTTTGTATCGTTGGACGTTTGTGCGCAAACGGCTAGTAAGCCGTTCGCGTTCGACGTGTCTTCCATTCACAGGAATGTGGACAACATCGGCACCTGCAGTCCGAGCCAGATTGAGCCTACGGAAGACGGATTTCACATGACGAACTGCCCCCTGCTCATGGCGGTGGGTGCGGCTTATGTTCCAACCACGGGCAATCCGCTCGATTACCTAGTGCAACAACGCATTGTGGGGATGCCGAAAGAGCTATCACAGGAACGGTACGACATCGACGCTCGGGTCGCGGACCCAGATGCTGAGGCTTGGCGGGACCCGGTGAAGCGAGGCGAGATGCTTCACGCGATGATGCAGTCGCTACTGGCTGAGCGGTGCAAGTTGGTGGTTCATCGCGCGATGAGGGAGAGGCCGGTCTATGCGCTGGTCGTGGCGAAGAATGGCCCAAGGTTGAAGGCTGCTGAAAGGGGTGAGACGGTCTCTATTCGGGCGAAGCATTCAGACGCGGTGGGAGTTCCGGGCGGAAGCGGATTCTTTGTCCGCAGCGGGAAAAATGGGCACATCGATATCTATGGTGCAGCCATGGGCACCCTGGCGTTGCTGTTGTCCGGGCCCGCCGGCCGACCGGTCGTGGACAAGACGGGGCTGACCGGCATCTACGACATGCACCTGGACATGGGACAGCCAGGCCCACCTGCTGCGGATGGCTCAGCGGACGCAGGACCTTCGGTCTTTTCATCGCTGCGGGAGCAGCTTGGGTTGAAGCTGGAGGCGCAGAAGGACCAGGTTGAGTACCTGGTAATCGACCATATCGAACCACCTTCGCCAAACTAG
- a CDS encoding TIGR03435 family protein produces MGVGLLVGIIRQPYSYNVGVKLSALLVAACVLAQTPAPPRLTFDVIAIHPSNPTATFGRIKPIPGNYGYTAENIPVRLMIALMYKVPGRQIEGGPSWLDTDRFDVEARADAPHSIDDLHTMYQNLLVDRFGLRFHHEVREGNIYALTIDPSGLKLKPNISPDDDKIPVNGGPARTTGVRVPMIYLTWLLSQILQNDGRPVVDETGLTGNYDFILSYRPILPPDAPADSLPPEERDLPTLFDALRTQLGLHLTATRGAVDHLVIDQVEKPTAN; encoded by the coding sequence ATGGGCGTAGGACTCCTTGTGGGGATAATACGGCAGCCATATAGCTACAATGTCGGCGTGAAGCTCTCTGCGCTCCTAGTTGCGGCTTGCGTGCTAGCGCAAACGCCCGCGCCGCCGCGGCTCACCTTCGACGTTATCGCAATCCATCCCTCGAACCCGACTGCGACCTTCGGCCGCATCAAGCCGATTCCCGGCAATTACGGCTATACGGCGGAGAACATTCCGGTCCGCCTGATGATCGCGCTGATGTACAAGGTCCCTGGCCGACAGATCGAAGGTGGACCGAGTTGGTTGGATACGGATCGCTTCGACGTCGAGGCTCGCGCAGATGCTCCGCACTCGATTGACGACCTCCACACTATGTACCAGAATCTTCTGGTCGATCGCTTTGGTCTGCGTTTTCACCACGAAGTCCGCGAAGGGAATATCTATGCCCTCACTATCGACCCCTCCGGCCTCAAGCTTAAGCCGAACATATCCCCGGACGATGACAAGATTCCCGTCAATGGTGGACCGGCACGCACGACCGGGGTCCGTGTACCAATGATCTATTTAACCTGGTTGCTGTCACAGATTCTCCAGAACGACGGTCGTCCCGTTGTGGATGAGACCGGCCTCACCGGCAACTACGATTTCATCCTCAGCTACCGTCCGATCCTTCCGCCCGACGCACCGGCCGATTCACTTCCGCCCGAAGAACGCGACCTTCCGACGCTCTTCGACGCGCTGCGTACCCAGCTCGGCCTGCATCTTACCGCGACGCGCGGCGCTGTCGACCACCTGGTGATCGACCAGGTCGAAAAGCCGACCGCTAACTAA
- a CDS encoding TIGR03435 family protein, which produces MLRIVQRYFGVLTVLLVFVPCLRARSQTPIVEEPNYKPTLTFDVAVIRLAPPPDANFHVSVSSPPHSSRFEATNLPMKALLQIAYGFDAPVVGAPDWVANTFYNINARSDEAADARLAKLTDNEVRLEKRNAIRVLLAERLGLKTHLETRNSSIYNLVVAKGGVKMEAVPRPPEGEVPGAPPPANVQAHGSRHGLEFVGSNAPMRAVTGALSSMVEAPVVDKTGLTGTYNYTLQFGREWSANDPEGWPSIFTAVQEQLGLKLEAVHEDVPNLVVDHITKPTEN; this is translated from the coding sequence ATGCTCCGCATCGTTCAGAGATATTTCGGTGTGCTCACGGTTCTTCTCGTCTTCGTGCCTTGCCTTCGCGCGCGCTCTCAGACCCCCATCGTCGAAGAACCCAATTACAAGCCCACGCTCACCTTCGACGTCGCCGTCATTCGCCTTGCACCACCGCCGGACGCCAATTTCCACGTATCGGTCTCGAGCCCGCCGCACTCCAGCCGTTTCGAAGCTACGAACCTTCCGATGAAGGCTCTCCTCCAGATTGCTTACGGCTTCGATGCCCCGGTTGTGGGTGCTCCAGACTGGGTAGCGAACACCTTCTACAACATCAACGCCCGCTCCGACGAGGCCGCTGATGCGAGGCTCGCCAAACTCACCGATAACGAGGTTCGACTGGAGAAGCGAAACGCAATTCGCGTGCTGCTCGCCGAGCGCCTGGGGCTGAAGACACACCTTGAAACTCGCAACAGCTCCATCTACAACCTCGTCGTGGCTAAGGGCGGAGTCAAGATGGAGGCAGTGCCCCGGCCGCCTGAAGGCGAGGTCCCGGGCGCGCCGCCACCGGCCAACGTCCAGGCCCATGGTTCTCGGCATGGCCTCGAGTTCGTCGGATCGAATGCGCCAATGCGCGCCGTTACCGGCGCGCTGAGTTCGATGGTGGAAGCCCCCGTGGTCGACAAGACCGGTCTCACCGGTACGTACAATTACACGCTTCAGTTCGGGCGCGAGTGGTCCGCCAACGATCCCGAAGGCTGGCCCTCGATCTTCACAGCGGTACAAGAGCAGCTTGGCCTCAAGCTCGAAGCGGTGCATGAGGACGTGCCCAATCTTGTGGTCGACCACATCACCAAACCTACCGAAAACTAG
- a CDS encoding carboxypeptidase regulatory-like domain-containing protein produces the protein MTTRPQSESHLDADQLAAFAEGALPAAERALCLQHLAECAHCREVAFLAGMALPENEPVSAPAHMFSLPWWPVLSLGGATLAALVIAVLFLHHTRQSKPSTQIQMASRSSVIPPAPLAATAPTDRPAPAQPNPHVPRKPSPAQQMPPKPEAALKEPQTMDEAMAARATTAAPVVTASPQATADNRALHGASYLALAPPAAAPQQSQSAQVMSGGVAKAAAPSATLHAYSQAYMRSAGAPPGIMGTITDSAGATIPHAKVTLDQTPGTMHRETFTDSAGRFTISSLEPGKYRLEISSPGFKSQVREVEVGTTQFAKADPKLAVGAVSETVEVQAAAPAMDTESASVSRSVQSILPDKQPLQTSVTNGIRTVALDTAGKLFVSKKPGKPWKAVHGPWKKSAVTSLNLTAEQSFKVTSAQGSWLSSDGEHWRSTN, from the coding sequence ATGACGACAAGGCCACAATCCGAATCGCACCTAGACGCAGACCAGCTTGCTGCGTTCGCAGAAGGCGCGTTGCCGGCAGCGGAGCGCGCGCTCTGCCTGCAGCATCTCGCCGAGTGCGCGCATTGCCGCGAGGTTGCTTTTCTGGCCGGCATGGCGCTGCCGGAAAACGAGCCTGTGTCCGCGCCGGCGCATATGTTCTCGTTGCCATGGTGGCCGGTGCTGTCGCTGGGAGGCGCCACGCTCGCGGCTCTTGTAATCGCTGTGTTGTTCCTCCACCACACCCGCCAGAGCAAACCATCGACACAGATTCAGATGGCGTCTCGATCGTCTGTCATTCCGCCAGCGCCGCTCGCAGCCACAGCGCCGACCGACCGACCGGCCCCGGCCCAGCCGAATCCGCACGTGCCGCGAAAGCCATCGCCGGCACAACAAATGCCTCCAAAGCCGGAGGCAGCCCTGAAGGAACCGCAGACCATGGACGAGGCGATGGCAGCGAGAGCAACGACAGCAGCACCGGTCGTGACCGCCTCTCCGCAAGCGACCGCGGATAACAGGGCGCTCCATGGAGCTTCCTACCTAGCCTTAGCCCCGCCGGCTGCGGCGCCTCAACAAAGCCAGTCCGCGCAGGTCATGTCCGGCGGAGTAGCGAAGGCCGCGGCGCCTAGCGCGACGCTCCATGCCTACAGCCAGGCCTATATGCGTTCTGCGGGTGCGCCACCCGGCATTATGGGCACCATCACGGATTCCGCTGGAGCGACGATCCCGCATGCGAAAGTCACGTTGGACCAGACTCCGGGAACAATGCATCGCGAGACATTCACAGACTCTGCGGGCCGCTTCACCATCAGCTCTCTGGAGCCCGGCAAATATCGCCTGGAAATTTCTTCGCCCGGGTTCAAGTCACAGGTCCGTGAAGTTGAGGTCGGCACGACTCAGTTTGCAAAGGCCGACCCGAAACTTGCGGTTGGCGCGGTCTCGGAGACGGTTGAGGTGCAGGCAGCGGCTCCTGCGATGGACACAGAATCCGCATCGGTATCCAGATCGGTGCAGTCCATTCTGCCGGACAAACAACCACTGCAAACCAGTGTGACTAACGGCATACGCACGGTCGCCCTCGATACAGCCGGCAAGCTCTTTGTCTCCAAAAAACCCGGCAAGCCATGGAAGGCAGTACACGGTCCATGGAAGAAGTCGGCAGTCACTAGTCTCAACCTCACGGCAGAGCAAAGCTTCAAGGTGACGTCTGCGCAGGGCTCGTGGCTCAGCAGCGACGGGGAGCACTGGCGCTCGACGAACTAG
- a CDS encoding sigma-70 family RNA polymerase sigma factor — MKRVFGYSLWHLVVPIDFMGRQNWTDRYFRSMIVSNVEPTSPVDVAETLQHEAGLVIAAPETQLIQELYSSCGGAQLGWTLDQFAAMIGAAATRRPEGTSTATYLRGLHIRDLALAQACARGYEPAWAQFIGAYRGPLKQAAIAISKSSSIGEELADSLYAELFGLKDREGQRRSPLASYSGRGSLMGWLRATLAQHYVDRFRRTHREASLEETDFPAPAETSPPAEDATRLRLESAIHATLRSLESEERFLLASYFLDGRTLLEIGRLLRVHEATVSRKLKRLTESIRKQLLRELQHRGLKKAAAEEALGVDPGDLSLNLRKILQTATGPPFSEKGAHKRQNE, encoded by the coding sequence GTGAAGCGCGTTTTCGGCTACAGCCTGTGGCACCTGGTCGTACCGATTGACTTCATGGGGCGTCAAAACTGGACAGATCGATACTTCCGTTCCATGATCGTGAGTAACGTGGAGCCAACCTCACCGGTGGACGTAGCCGAGACGCTGCAACACGAAGCTGGGCTGGTCATTGCGGCTCCTGAAACACAACTCATCCAAGAGCTCTACTCGAGCTGCGGAGGCGCGCAGCTCGGCTGGACGCTCGATCAGTTTGCCGCGATGATCGGAGCGGCGGCCACCCGGCGTCCGGAGGGCACCAGCACGGCGACTTACCTTCGCGGGCTGCACATTCGAGATCTTGCGCTTGCGCAGGCCTGCGCGCGTGGTTATGAACCAGCCTGGGCGCAGTTCATCGGAGCGTATCGCGGCCCGCTCAAACAGGCAGCGATTGCCATTTCAAAATCATCGTCGATAGGAGAAGAACTCGCCGACTCTCTGTACGCAGAACTCTTCGGCTTGAAGGATCGCGAGGGACAACGCCGCTCACCCCTGGCCTCCTACAGTGGCCGCGGATCGCTGATGGGCTGGCTCCGTGCGACCCTGGCACAGCACTATGTCGACCGTTTCCGACGCACGCATCGCGAAGCTTCTCTCGAGGAGACTGACTTTCCAGCGCCGGCGGAAACCTCGCCTCCGGCCGAAGACGCGACGCGTTTGCGCCTGGAATCGGCCATTCACGCAACTCTGCGCTCGCTCGAATCGGAAGAGCGCTTTCTCTTGGCCTCATACTTTCTCGACGGCCGAACGCTTCTGGAGATTGGGCGTCTGCTTCGTGTTCATGAGGCGACCGTCAGCCGCAAACTCAAGCGGCTCACCGAGTCCATTCGCAAACAGCTGCTTCGCGAGCTTCAACACCGCGGCTTGAAGAAGGCGGCGGCGGAGGAAGCGCTGGGTGTCGACCCGGGAGACTTGAGTCTCAACCTGCGAAAAATTCTGCAAACTGCCACCGGACCTCCGTTCTCAGAGAAGGGCGCGCACAAACGGCAAAACGAATGA